A DNA window from Hordeum vulgare subsp. vulgare chromosome 1H, MorexV3_pseudomolecules_assembly, whole genome shotgun sequence contains the following coding sequences:
- the LOC123431075 gene encoding exportin-4 isoform X1 → MQGFPGGVPDPQQLQATMLAIEQACSLIQVHMNPAEAEKVLSSLHSSLMPYQACRFILETSLMPNARFQAAGAIGDAAIREWGILTDDNKRSLILYCLNYVMEHAGSPDGYVQSKVSAVAARLLKRGWLEFPDQEKGAIFFEVEQSIRGMHGPNRQFAGINFLETLVSEFSPSTASSMGLPKEFHDQCQLSLEVKFLKDFYGWAQAAVFNTADKVLNSNVTIPEEKACSAALRLMLQILSWSFKPTLEHENLDAKIKSGLRSDAINLRKFERSLVKPGSSWTDILISSAHTTWVLNFYTTLRQKYSYDTLWGDSPIAVSCRQLIVQLCSLAGAVFPNDNGDAQIEHFMHILSAVILWIEPPNVIAESIRNGGSESEFIDGCHVLLSVASLTSSSLFDNLLKSIRQYGTVNLLSALTSEAVKSVLDNQNEEETWGSDALDILLETWNVILGEACADKSPMSADGALAASSLFKIIVESHLKAAADSAFEDSDDAEYFHVSVSKRDEQLALYALIARAAADTTIPFLEQLFSERFARLSQQRDVENDPTRTLEELYWLLLITSHVLTDSGEGETLLIPEALQAGFTNVVEVAQHPVVTLSWSIINFSRQCLDPGIRGRYFSPRLMEAVIWFLARWVATYLVPLDVSREIDSVGNHGSQHSRKLLNSFAWDNNQGELVLDFVVLMSMVALTTYQGEIELQTLTCQKLLASVVRRKHTCAYVVQLDSWRDLTRAFASGRSLFSLSGRLQRSLAETLACAASCIKDPEASVQYLRDLMGPVAGCLVENASRSDLKSVAHQPDVIYMVCCLLERLRGAARATQPRTQKVLFEMGHTVMNSLLTLLEVYKNQSEVIYMILKFVVDFIDGQAVFLDGKETSVLMSFCLRLLQIYSSHNIGKVMLSLSSTLRSESQSEKYKDLRALLRLLTNICSKDLVGFLSDSNIEGSPDIAEVIYVGLDIVTPLISLDLLKYPKLSRDYFVLMSHLLEVYPEKVAHLNRDAFGRITGSLEFGLRNQDGDVVERCLAAVNALASYHFKERLGGRGGLGSQVMESEGSNGKLQESITSHFLRLLLQLLLFEDFRMELAGSAADALLPLLFCEQELYQRLVHELLEKEQNPTVKSRLSLAFHNLTSSNNLSSTLDRPNRQKFRKNLRVFLGEVSGFMQIK, encoded by the exons ATGCAGGGCTTCCCGGGCGGCGTCCCCGATCCGCAGCAGCTCCAGGCCACCATGCTCGCCATCGAGCAGGCCTGCTCCCTCATCCAG GTGCACATGAATCCGGCTGAAGCGGAAAAAGTTCTGAGTTCACTCCATTCATCTCTGATGCCTTATCAAGCATGCAGATTTATTCTTG AGACATCCCTAATGCCAAATGCAAGATTCCAAGCTGCTGGAGCAATTGGTGATGCTGCAATAAGGGAGTGGGGAATTTTAACAGATGACAACAAAAGAAGCTTAATACT ATATTGTTTGAACTACGTTATGGAGCATGCAGGTTCCCCTGATGGCTACGTGCAATCAAAAGTTTCTGCTGTGGCAGCTAGGTTACTAAAAAGAGGCTG GCTTGAGTTTCCGGACCAAGAAAAAGGTGCTATCTTCTTTGAG GTTGAACAGTCCATCCGGGGCATGCATGGGCCTAATAGACAGTTTGCTGGGATCAACTTCTTAGAAACCTTG GTTTCAGAGTTTTCCCCTTCAACTGCTTCTTCTATGGGCCTGCCTAAGGAGTTCCATGACCAATGCCAATTGTCACTTGAAGTGAAGTTTCTGAAG GACTTCTATGGCTGGGCACAAGCTGCTGTATTCAACACCGCAGACAAAGTCTTGAATTCAAATGTAACTATACCCGAGGAGAAAGCATGTTCGGCGGCATTGCGCCTCATGCTTCAAATTTTAAGCTGGAGCTTCAAGCCAACTTTGGAACATGAGAATTTAGATGCCAAAATAAAATCTGGTTTGAGGAGCGATGCCATAAATCTGAGGAAATTCGAACGTTCATTGGTGAAG CCAGGGTCTTCGTGGACTGATATTCTTATATCAAGTGCACATACTACATGGGTTTTGAACTTCTATACTACCCTGCGCCAGAAGTACTCATATGACACACTATGGGGTGACTCTCCTATTGCTGTCTCTTGCAGACAGCTCATAGTGCAATTATGCTCCTTGGCAGGCGCTGTTTTTCCTAATG ATAATGGAGATGCACAAATTGAACACTTTATGCACATACTATCCGCTGTTATCTTGTGGATTGAACCTCCAAATGTCATTGCGGAATCAATTCGAAATGGAGGAAGTGAAAG TGAGTTCATAGATGGTTGCCATGTCCTGCTTTCAGTGGCATCTTTGACTAGTAGCTCACTTTTTGACAACCTCCTGAAATCGATAAG GCAATATGGCACAGTTAACCTGCTTTCTGCTTTGACATCTGAAGCTGTCAAGTCTGTTCTGGATAACCAGAATGAAGAAGAAACCTGGGGTTCAGATGCTCTAGATATATTGTTAGAAACATGGAATGTTATTCTGGGG GAAGCTTGTGCTGATAAAAGTCCTATGTCAGCTGACGGAGCACTTGCAGCTTCAAGTTTGTTTAAGATAATTGTGGAGTCACATTTGAAGG CTGCTGCTGATTCTGCATTTGAGGATAGTGATGATGCTGAATACTTTCATGTTTCTGTTTCAA AGCGTGATGAGCAGTTGGCCTTGTACGCTCTGATTGCACGAGCAGCTGCTGACACCACCATACCCTTTCTTGAGCAACTATTTTCTGAGCGATTTGCACGGCTAAGTCAG CAGAGAGATGTCGAAAATGATCCCACTCGAACATTGGAGGAGCTGTATTGGCTGTTGCTGATTACCAGTCATGTCCTAACTGACTCAGGCGAAGGAGAAACACTGCTT ATTCCTGAAGCTTTGCAGGCTGGATTCACCAATGTAGTTGAAGTAGCTCAACATCCTGTAGTTACATTGTCATG GTCTATAATAAATTTTTCAAGGCAATGTCTAGACCCAGGAATTAGAGGGAGGTACTTCAGTCCCCGGCTCATGGAG GCGGTGATTTGGTTCCTGGCCAGATGGGTTGCGACCTATTTAGTACCTCTTGATGTGAGTAGAGAAATTGACAGTGTGGGTAACCATGGATCCCAACATTCTAGAAAACTGCTAAACAGTTTTGCGTGGGACAATAACCAAGGGGAGCTTGTTCTTGATTTTGTTGTTCTCATGTCAATGGTGGCACTTACGACATATCAGGGCGAAATTGAGCTGCAG ACACTTACATGCCAAAAACTGCTTGCCTCAGTTGTTCGACGGAAACACACATGTGCTTATGTTGTTCAGTTG GATTCATGGCGTGACCTTACAAGGGCTTTTGCAAGTGGGCGTTCTTTATTTTCATTGAGTGGACGTTTACAG AGATCTCTAGCAGAAACACTTGCATGTGCAGCTTCCTGCATCAAAGATCCCGAAGCATCTGTGCA GTATTTGAGAGACCTCATGGGACCAGTTGCAGGATGCCTAGTAGAAAATGCTAGTAGGAGTGATCTTAAATCTGTTGCACATCAACCAGATGTTATCTACATG GTCTGTTGCCTGTTGGAACGGCTAAGAGGAGCTGCTAGAGCTACTCAGCCTCGCACTCAAAAGGTTTTGTTTGAGATGGGTCATACTGTGATGAACTCACTCTTGACTCTTCTGGAGGTGTACAAAAATCAG TCTGAAGTCATATACATGATACTCAAGTTCGTGGTTGACTTCATTGATGGTCAAGCTGTATTCCTGGATGGTAAGGAGACATCAGTTTTGATGAGCTTTTGCTTACGTCTGCTCCAGATATACTCCTCTCATAATATTGGAAAG GTAATGCTCTCGCTTTCTTCAACTCTGCGAAGTGAATCACAATCCGAAAAGTACAAGGATCTGCGTGCTTTGCTTCGGCTTTTAACAAATATATGCTCAAAGGATTTG GTGGGTTTCTTATCTGATAGCAACATTGAAGGCTCCCCAGATATTGCAGAG GTCATTTATGTTGGTCTTGATATTGTGACTCCCTTGATATCTTTGGATCTTCTCAAGTACCCTAAACTCAGTCGTGAT TATTTTGTACTTATGTCGCACTTGTTGGAAGTGTACCCTGAGAAGGTTGCTCACTTAAACAGGGATGCTTTTGGAAGAATTACTGGTAGTCTTGAATTTGGTCTGCGTAATCAG GATGGCGATGTTGTTGAGAGGTGTCTCGCAGCAGTAAATGCCCTTGCCTCGTACCATTTCAAAGAAAGACTTGGAGGCAGAGGAGGACTTGGCTCGCAGGTTATGGAATCTGAAGGATCGAATGGCAAACTTCAGGAAAGCATAACAAGTCACTTCTTGAGGCTTCTCCTGCAACTACTTCTGTTTGAAGATTTTAG AATGGAACTAGCAGGTTCTGCTGCAGATGCTTTGCTTCCTTTGCTTTTCTGTGAACAGGAGTTATATCAG AGACTGGTCCATGAGTTGCTTGAGAAAGAGCAGAATCCGACTGTGAAATCAAGGCTGTCACTTGCTTTCCATAACCTGACAAGTTCTAACAATCTCTCAAGCACGCTTGACCGGCCAAACAGGCAGAAATTCCGGAAAAATCTCCGTGTTTTCTTAGGCGAGGTCTCGGGCTTCATGCAGATAAAGTAG
- the LOC123431075 gene encoding exportin-4 isoform X4, which translates to MQGFPGGVPDPQQLQATMLAIEQACSLIQVHMNPAEAEKVLSSLHSSLMPYQACRFILETSLMPNARFQAAGAIGDAAIREWGILTDDNKRSLILYCLNYVMEHAGSPDGYVQSKVSAVAARLLKRGWLEFPDQEKGAIFFEVEQSIRGMHGPNRQFAGINFLETLVSEFSPSTASSMGLPKEFHDQCQLSLEVKFLKDFYGWAQAAVFNTADKVLNSNVTIPEEKACSAALRLMLQILSWSFKPTLEHENLDAKIKSGLRSDAINLRKFERSLVKPGSSWTDILISSAHTTWVLNFYTTLRQKYSYDTLWGDSPIAVSCRQLIVQLCSLAGAVFPNDNGDAQIEHFMHILSAVILWIEPPNVIAESIRNGGSESEFIDGCHVLLSVASLTSSSLFDNLLKSIRQYGTVNLLSALTSEAVKSVLDNQNEEETWGSDALDILLETWNVILGEACADKSPMSADGALAASSLFKIIVESHLKAAADSAFEDSDDAEYFHVSVSKRDEQLALYALIARAAADTTIPFLEQLFSERFARLSQQRDVENDPTRTLEELYWLLLITSHVLTDSGEGETLLIPEALQAGFTNVVEVAQHPVVTLSWSIINFSRQCLDPGIRGRYFSPRLMEAVIWFLARWVATYLVPLDVSREIDSVGNHGSQHSRKLLNSFAWDNNQGELVLDFVVLMSMVALTTYQGEIELQIDSSLPCVRSSLELQDSVAGLLDGSSNPDGGGPSVHISPSMDSASTDQGSSTSIGWISQNRPLGARRTASGSRVLQRPLPLPCLPRIRLRRRLRRLCAHRPGGPLRRRPRHPARLRHRGLLRSALVLLLRGARHREPICRGLLHPGQRPPPLQASSTYTRVPLHRARSLQ; encoded by the exons ATGCAGGGCTTCCCGGGCGGCGTCCCCGATCCGCAGCAGCTCCAGGCCACCATGCTCGCCATCGAGCAGGCCTGCTCCCTCATCCAG GTGCACATGAATCCGGCTGAAGCGGAAAAAGTTCTGAGTTCACTCCATTCATCTCTGATGCCTTATCAAGCATGCAGATTTATTCTTG AGACATCCCTAATGCCAAATGCAAGATTCCAAGCTGCTGGAGCAATTGGTGATGCTGCAATAAGGGAGTGGGGAATTTTAACAGATGACAACAAAAGAAGCTTAATACT ATATTGTTTGAACTACGTTATGGAGCATGCAGGTTCCCCTGATGGCTACGTGCAATCAAAAGTTTCTGCTGTGGCAGCTAGGTTACTAAAAAGAGGCTG GCTTGAGTTTCCGGACCAAGAAAAAGGTGCTATCTTCTTTGAG GTTGAACAGTCCATCCGGGGCATGCATGGGCCTAATAGACAGTTTGCTGGGATCAACTTCTTAGAAACCTTG GTTTCAGAGTTTTCCCCTTCAACTGCTTCTTCTATGGGCCTGCCTAAGGAGTTCCATGACCAATGCCAATTGTCACTTGAAGTGAAGTTTCTGAAG GACTTCTATGGCTGGGCACAAGCTGCTGTATTCAACACCGCAGACAAAGTCTTGAATTCAAATGTAACTATACCCGAGGAGAAAGCATGTTCGGCGGCATTGCGCCTCATGCTTCAAATTTTAAGCTGGAGCTTCAAGCCAACTTTGGAACATGAGAATTTAGATGCCAAAATAAAATCTGGTTTGAGGAGCGATGCCATAAATCTGAGGAAATTCGAACGTTCATTGGTGAAG CCAGGGTCTTCGTGGACTGATATTCTTATATCAAGTGCACATACTACATGGGTTTTGAACTTCTATACTACCCTGCGCCAGAAGTACTCATATGACACACTATGGGGTGACTCTCCTATTGCTGTCTCTTGCAGACAGCTCATAGTGCAATTATGCTCCTTGGCAGGCGCTGTTTTTCCTAATG ATAATGGAGATGCACAAATTGAACACTTTATGCACATACTATCCGCTGTTATCTTGTGGATTGAACCTCCAAATGTCATTGCGGAATCAATTCGAAATGGAGGAAGTGAAAG TGAGTTCATAGATGGTTGCCATGTCCTGCTTTCAGTGGCATCTTTGACTAGTAGCTCACTTTTTGACAACCTCCTGAAATCGATAAG GCAATATGGCACAGTTAACCTGCTTTCTGCTTTGACATCTGAAGCTGTCAAGTCTGTTCTGGATAACCAGAATGAAGAAGAAACCTGGGGTTCAGATGCTCTAGATATATTGTTAGAAACATGGAATGTTATTCTGGGG GAAGCTTGTGCTGATAAAAGTCCTATGTCAGCTGACGGAGCACTTGCAGCTTCAAGTTTGTTTAAGATAATTGTGGAGTCACATTTGAAGG CTGCTGCTGATTCTGCATTTGAGGATAGTGATGATGCTGAATACTTTCATGTTTCTGTTTCAA AGCGTGATGAGCAGTTGGCCTTGTACGCTCTGATTGCACGAGCAGCTGCTGACACCACCATACCCTTTCTTGAGCAACTATTTTCTGAGCGATTTGCACGGCTAAGTCAG CAGAGAGATGTCGAAAATGATCCCACTCGAACATTGGAGGAGCTGTATTGGCTGTTGCTGATTACCAGTCATGTCCTAACTGACTCAGGCGAAGGAGAAACACTGCTT ATTCCTGAAGCTTTGCAGGCTGGATTCACCAATGTAGTTGAAGTAGCTCAACATCCTGTAGTTACATTGTCATG GTCTATAATAAATTTTTCAAGGCAATGTCTAGACCCAGGAATTAGAGGGAGGTACTTCAGTCCCCGGCTCATGGAG GCGGTGATTTGGTTCCTGGCCAGATGGGTTGCGACCTATTTAGTACCTCTTGATGTGAGTAGAGAAATTGACAGTGTGGGTAACCATGGATCCCAACATTCTAGAAAACTGCTAAACAGTTTTGCGTGGGACAATAACCAAGGGGAGCTTGTTCTTGATTTTGTTGTTCTCATGTCAATGGTGGCACTTACGACATATCAGGGCGAAATTGAGCTGCAG ATCGATTCTTCCCTACCGTGCGTGCGGTCCAGCCTCGAGCTACAGGACTCCGTGGCAGGTCTCCTGGACGGATCCTCGAATCCTGACGGCGGCGGGCCGAGCGTCCATATCTCGCCTTCCATGGATTCTGCGTCGACCGACCAGGGGAGCTCCACGTCTATCGGATGGATTTCTCAGAACCGCCCGCTTGGTGCAAGACGGACTGCATCGGGGAGTCGAGTCCTGCAACGACCTCTTCCTCTACCTTGCCTTCCTCGGATTCGGCTCCGTCGTCGGCTCCGGCGTCTTTGTGCTCACCGGCCAGGAGGCCCGCTTCGACGCCGGCCCCGCCATCCCGCTCGCCTACGCCACCGCGGGCTTCTCCGCTCTGCTCTCGTCCTTCTGCTACGCGGAGCTCGCCACCGAGAACCCATTTGCCGGGGGCTCCTTCATCCAGGTCAACGCCCGCCGCCCCTTCAGGCTTCGTCAACCTACACGCGTGTTCCTTTGCACCGCGCGCGCAGTCTCCAGTAA
- the LOC123431075 gene encoding exportin-4 isoform X3 encodes MQGFPGGVPDPQQLQATMLAIEQACSLIQVHMNPAEAEKVLSSLHSSLMPYQACRFILETSLMPNARFQAAGAIGDAAIREWGILTDDNKRSLILYCLNYVMEHAGSPDGYVQSKVSAVAARLLKRGWLEFPDQEKGAIFFEVEQSIRGMHGPNRQFAGINFLETLVSEFSPSTASSMGLPKEFHDQCQLSLEVKFLKDFYGWAQAAVFNTADKVLNSNVTIPEEKACSAALRLMLQILSWSFKPTLEHENLDAKIKSGLRSDAINLRKFERSLVKPGSSWTDILISSAHTTWVLNFYTTLRQKYSYDTLWGDSPIAVSCRQLIVQLCSLAGAVFPNDNGDAQIEHFMHILSAVILWIEPPNVIAESIRNGGSESEFIDGCHVLLSVASLTSSSLFDNLLKSIRQYGTVNLLSALTSEAVKSVLDNQNEEETWGSDALDILLETWNVILGEACADKSPMSADGALAASSLFKIIVESHLKAAADSAFEDSDDAEYFHVSVSKRDEQLALYALIARAAADTTIPFLEQLFSERFARLSQQRDVENDPTRTLEELYWLLLITSHVLTDSGEGETLLIPEALQAGFTNVVEVAQHPVVTLSWSIINFSRQCLDPGIRGRYFSPRLMEAVIWFLARWVATYLVPLDVSREIDSVGNHGSQHSRKLLNSFAWDNNQGELVLDFVVLMSMVALTTYQGEIELQTLTCQKLLASVVRRKHTCAYVVQLDSWRDLTRAFASGRSLFSLSGRLQRSLAETLACAASCIKDPEASVQYLRDLMGPVAGCLVENASRSDLKSVAHQPDVIYMVCCLLERLRGAARATQPRTQKVLFEMGHTVMNSLLTLLEVYKNQSEVIYMILKFVVDFIDGQAVFLDGKETSVLMSFCLRLLQIYSSHNIGKVMLSLSSTLRSESQSEKYKDLRALLRLLTNICSKDLVGFLSDSNIEGSPDIAEVIYVGLDIVTPLISLDLLKYPKLSRDGCFWKNYW; translated from the exons ATGCAGGGCTTCCCGGGCGGCGTCCCCGATCCGCAGCAGCTCCAGGCCACCATGCTCGCCATCGAGCAGGCCTGCTCCCTCATCCAG GTGCACATGAATCCGGCTGAAGCGGAAAAAGTTCTGAGTTCACTCCATTCATCTCTGATGCCTTATCAAGCATGCAGATTTATTCTTG AGACATCCCTAATGCCAAATGCAAGATTCCAAGCTGCTGGAGCAATTGGTGATGCTGCAATAAGGGAGTGGGGAATTTTAACAGATGACAACAAAAGAAGCTTAATACT ATATTGTTTGAACTACGTTATGGAGCATGCAGGTTCCCCTGATGGCTACGTGCAATCAAAAGTTTCTGCTGTGGCAGCTAGGTTACTAAAAAGAGGCTG GCTTGAGTTTCCGGACCAAGAAAAAGGTGCTATCTTCTTTGAG GTTGAACAGTCCATCCGGGGCATGCATGGGCCTAATAGACAGTTTGCTGGGATCAACTTCTTAGAAACCTTG GTTTCAGAGTTTTCCCCTTCAACTGCTTCTTCTATGGGCCTGCCTAAGGAGTTCCATGACCAATGCCAATTGTCACTTGAAGTGAAGTTTCTGAAG GACTTCTATGGCTGGGCACAAGCTGCTGTATTCAACACCGCAGACAAAGTCTTGAATTCAAATGTAACTATACCCGAGGAGAAAGCATGTTCGGCGGCATTGCGCCTCATGCTTCAAATTTTAAGCTGGAGCTTCAAGCCAACTTTGGAACATGAGAATTTAGATGCCAAAATAAAATCTGGTTTGAGGAGCGATGCCATAAATCTGAGGAAATTCGAACGTTCATTGGTGAAG CCAGGGTCTTCGTGGACTGATATTCTTATATCAAGTGCACATACTACATGGGTTTTGAACTTCTATACTACCCTGCGCCAGAAGTACTCATATGACACACTATGGGGTGACTCTCCTATTGCTGTCTCTTGCAGACAGCTCATAGTGCAATTATGCTCCTTGGCAGGCGCTGTTTTTCCTAATG ATAATGGAGATGCACAAATTGAACACTTTATGCACATACTATCCGCTGTTATCTTGTGGATTGAACCTCCAAATGTCATTGCGGAATCAATTCGAAATGGAGGAAGTGAAAG TGAGTTCATAGATGGTTGCCATGTCCTGCTTTCAGTGGCATCTTTGACTAGTAGCTCACTTTTTGACAACCTCCTGAAATCGATAAG GCAATATGGCACAGTTAACCTGCTTTCTGCTTTGACATCTGAAGCTGTCAAGTCTGTTCTGGATAACCAGAATGAAGAAGAAACCTGGGGTTCAGATGCTCTAGATATATTGTTAGAAACATGGAATGTTATTCTGGGG GAAGCTTGTGCTGATAAAAGTCCTATGTCAGCTGACGGAGCACTTGCAGCTTCAAGTTTGTTTAAGATAATTGTGGAGTCACATTTGAAGG CTGCTGCTGATTCTGCATTTGAGGATAGTGATGATGCTGAATACTTTCATGTTTCTGTTTCAA AGCGTGATGAGCAGTTGGCCTTGTACGCTCTGATTGCACGAGCAGCTGCTGACACCACCATACCCTTTCTTGAGCAACTATTTTCTGAGCGATTTGCACGGCTAAGTCAG CAGAGAGATGTCGAAAATGATCCCACTCGAACATTGGAGGAGCTGTATTGGCTGTTGCTGATTACCAGTCATGTCCTAACTGACTCAGGCGAAGGAGAAACACTGCTT ATTCCTGAAGCTTTGCAGGCTGGATTCACCAATGTAGTTGAAGTAGCTCAACATCCTGTAGTTACATTGTCATG GTCTATAATAAATTTTTCAAGGCAATGTCTAGACCCAGGAATTAGAGGGAGGTACTTCAGTCCCCGGCTCATGGAG GCGGTGATTTGGTTCCTGGCCAGATGGGTTGCGACCTATTTAGTACCTCTTGATGTGAGTAGAGAAATTGACAGTGTGGGTAACCATGGATCCCAACATTCTAGAAAACTGCTAAACAGTTTTGCGTGGGACAATAACCAAGGGGAGCTTGTTCTTGATTTTGTTGTTCTCATGTCAATGGTGGCACTTACGACATATCAGGGCGAAATTGAGCTGCAG ACACTTACATGCCAAAAACTGCTTGCCTCAGTTGTTCGACGGAAACACACATGTGCTTATGTTGTTCAGTTG GATTCATGGCGTGACCTTACAAGGGCTTTTGCAAGTGGGCGTTCTTTATTTTCATTGAGTGGACGTTTACAG AGATCTCTAGCAGAAACACTTGCATGTGCAGCTTCCTGCATCAAAGATCCCGAAGCATCTGTGCA GTATTTGAGAGACCTCATGGGACCAGTTGCAGGATGCCTAGTAGAAAATGCTAGTAGGAGTGATCTTAAATCTGTTGCACATCAACCAGATGTTATCTACATG GTCTGTTGCCTGTTGGAACGGCTAAGAGGAGCTGCTAGAGCTACTCAGCCTCGCACTCAAAAGGTTTTGTTTGAGATGGGTCATACTGTGATGAACTCACTCTTGACTCTTCTGGAGGTGTACAAAAATCAG TCTGAAGTCATATACATGATACTCAAGTTCGTGGTTGACTTCATTGATGGTCAAGCTGTATTCCTGGATGGTAAGGAGACATCAGTTTTGATGAGCTTTTGCTTACGTCTGCTCCAGATATACTCCTCTCATAATATTGGAAAG GTAATGCTCTCGCTTTCTTCAACTCTGCGAAGTGAATCACAATCCGAAAAGTACAAGGATCTGCGTGCTTTGCTTCGGCTTTTAACAAATATATGCTCAAAGGATTTG GTGGGTTTCTTATCTGATAGCAACATTGAAGGCTCCCCAGATATTGCAGAG GTCATTTATGTTGGTCTTGATATTGTGACTCCCTTGATATCTTTGGATCTTCTCAAGTACCCTAAACTCAGTCGTGAT GGATGCTTTTGGAAGAATTACTGGTAG